The Streptococcaceae bacterium ESL0729 genome has a segment encoding these proteins:
- a CDS encoding BMP family protein: protein MNKRVLGAGLAATALLSLTACGSRDGKDSSAKSEGKTDLKIAMITDTGGVDDKSFNQSAWEGMQAWGKDHGLSKDKGYTYFVSTNESDFANNFDTAVADGYGLIFGVGFKLQKAVEEAAAKNTSTKFVIIDDEVTGKDNVASATFADQEAAYLAGVAAAKTTKTNKVGFIGGVEGTVITRFEKGFVAGVKSVDKNIDVKVDYAADFADASKGRTIAAAQYASGVDVIYQAAGGTGAGVFSAAKSENERKDEADKVWVIGVDRDQADEGSYKSKDGKESNFVLGSSIKGVGAVVKALANETVDGKFPGGKHEVFGIKDGSVDFVETNLSADAKKAVDAARTEIKDGKVEVPEK from the coding sequence ATGAACAAACGTGTTTTAGGTGCTGGTCTTGCAGCTACAGCCCTCTTATCGCTTACTGCTTGTGGTTCACGTGATGGAAAAGACTCATCAGCTAAGTCTGAGGGGAAAACAGACCTTAAAATTGCCATGATTACTGATACAGGTGGTGTTGATGATAAGTCATTCAACCAATCAGCCTGGGAAGGAATGCAAGCTTGGGGTAAAGATCACGGTCTTTCAAAAGATAAGGGATATACTTACTTTGTTTCAACAAATGAATCAGACTTTGCCAACAACTTTGACACAGCAGTTGCTGACGGTTATGGCCTAATCTTCGGTGTAGGTTTCAAACTTCAAAAGGCTGTTGAAGAGGCTGCTGCTAAGAATACAAGCACTAAGTTTGTAATCATTGATGATGAAGTTACTGGTAAAGACAATGTAGCAAGTGCAACATTTGCCGATCAAGAAGCTGCATACCTTGCAGGAGTTGCTGCTGCTAAAACTACTAAGACAAACAAGGTAGGATTTATCGGTGGTGTTGAAGGTACAGTAATCACTCGTTTTGAAAAAGGTTTTGTGGCTGGTGTTAAATCAGTAGACAAAAACATTGACGTAAAAGTTGACTACGCTGCTGACTTTGCTGATGCTTCAAAAGGTAGAACAATCGCTGCTGCTCAATACGCAAGTGGAGTTGATGTAATCTATCAAGCTGCTGGTGGAACTGGTGCTGGTGTCTTCTCTGCTGCTAAATCAGAAAATGAAAGAAAAGACGAAGCTGACAAGGTTTGGGTAATCGGAGTTGACCGTGACCAAGCTGATGAAGGTTCATACAAGTCTAAAGATGGTAAAGAATCTAACTTCGTTCTAGGTTCATCTATCAAGGGTGTAGGTGCTGTTGTTAAGGCTCTTGCCAACGAAACAGTTGACGGAAAATTCCCTGGTGGAAAACACGAAGTATTTGGTATCAAAGACGGATCAGTTGACTTCGTTGAAACAAATCTTTCAGCTGACGCTAAAAAAGCTGTTGACGCTGCTCGTACTGAAATCAAAGATGGTAAAGTAGAAGTTCCAGAAAAATAA
- a CDS encoding ABC transporter ATP-binding protein: MAENVIEMRNVRKVFGNFVANDNINLTLRKGEIHALLGENGAGKSTLMNMLAGLLEPTSGEILINGQVEKIDSPSKATKLGIGMVHQHFMLIDAFTVTENIILGDEKTSGLKLNTKDAAKEIEALSKRYGLEVTPDAYVRDIGVGQQQRVEIIKTLYRKADIIIFDEPTAVLTPAEIGELMQIMKELAKEGKSIILITHKLDEIREVADRVTVIRRGQMIDTVSVEGRSNQELAEMMVGHSVSFKTDKIESTPGDVVLEIDSLVVNEGRGVPAVNNLSLSVRAGEIVGIAGIDGNGQSELIQAITGLRKVESGLIKIKGHEATNLTPRKITEMAVGHVPEDRHRDGLVLDMTLAENIALQTYYKSPLSKHGFLNYKEINAHARELIEEFDVRTASELVAARSLSGGNQQKAIIAREIDLNPDLLIVSQPTRGLDVGAIEYIHKRLIQARDEGKAVLVVSFELDEILNVSDRIAVIHSGKIQGIVTPKDTNKQELGILMVGGKGGETK; the protein is encoded by the coding sequence ATGGCTGAAAATGTTATTGAAATGCGTAATGTCAGAAAAGTCTTTGGTAATTTTGTTGCTAATGATAATATCAATCTGACCCTTCGCAAGGGAGAAATCCACGCCTTACTTGGTGAAAATGGAGCCGGAAAGTCAACCCTTATGAACATGCTTGCAGGACTTTTAGAGCCTACAAGTGGGGAGATTTTAATAAATGGTCAGGTTGAGAAGATTGACTCTCCGTCCAAGGCTACAAAACTGGGTATCGGAATGGTCCACCAGCACTTTATGCTGATTGATGCCTTTACGGTAACTGAGAATATCATCCTAGGTGATGAAAAGACATCAGGCCTAAAGCTCAATACTAAGGATGCGGCTAAAGAGATTGAAGCCCTGTCTAAAAGATATGGTCTTGAGGTGACACCTGATGCTTATGTCAGAGATATTGGTGTCGGCCAGCAACAAAGGGTTGAAATTATTAAAACTCTTTACCGTAAGGCTGATATCATCATCTTTGATGAGCCAACAGCAGTTTTAACGCCTGCTGAAATTGGTGAGTTAATGCAAATCATGAAGGAGCTTGCTAAGGAAGGGAAATCAATCATTTTGATTACCCACAAATTAGATGAAATTCGTGAGGTTGCTGATCGTGTGACTGTCATTAGACGTGGTCAAATGATTGATACAGTTAGCGTTGAAGGCCGTTCTAACCAAGAACTGGCTGAAATGATGGTTGGACACAGCGTATCATTTAAGACTGATAAGATTGAGTCGACTCCAGGGGATGTTGTCCTTGAGATTGATTCTCTTGTGGTTAATGAGGGACGCGGAGTGCCTGCTGTAAATAACCTAAGTCTTTCAGTAAGAGCTGGTGAGATTGTTGGGATTGCAGGTATTGACGGCAACGGTCAAAGTGAGTTAATTCAGGCTATTACAGGTCTTCGTAAGGTTGAAAGTGGCCTTATTAAGATTAAAGGGCATGAGGCAACTAACCTTACGCCACGTAAGATTACAGAAATGGCTGTTGGTCACGTTCCTGAAGACCGTCACCGTGACGGTTTAGTTCTTGACATGACACTAGCTGAAAACATTGCCCTTCAAACTTACTATAAGTCACCTTTAAGCAAGCACGGCTTCCTAAATTACAAGGAAATCAATGCCCATGCAAGGGAGTTGATTGAAGAGTTTGACGTAAGGACAGCTAGTGAGCTTGTAGCAGCAAGGTCTTTATCTGGTGGTAACCAGCAAAAGGCAATTATTGCTAGGGAGATTGACTTAAATCCTGACTTACTTATCGTCAGCCAGCCAACTCGTGGTCTTGACGTTGGTGCCATCGAATATATCCACAAACGTCTGATTCAGGCACGTGATGAAGGAAAGGCTGTACTTGTAGTAAGTTTTGAGCTAGATGAGATTTTAAATGTTTCAGATAGAATAGCTGTTATCCATAGTGGTAAGATACAAGGAATCGTTACTCCAAAAGATACCAACAAGCAAGAGCTTGGTATCCTGATGGTTGGCGGGAAAGGAGGAGAGACTAAGTAA
- a CDS encoding ABC transporter permease — translation MDLITIFQLLISSMLIYATPLILTSLGGTFSERSGVVNVGLEGIMVMGAFSAIVFNLTFTNQLGAATPWIACLAGGVVGLLFSLIHALASVSLRANQIISGTVINLMAPALAVFLTKILYGKGQTDNIRESFGYYDFPVLAKIPVIGPIFFEKTSLVGYVAILISFVAWYVLFKTRFGLRLRSVGENPQAADTLGINVYKMRYLGVMISGFLGGIGGAIFAQSISVNFSGTTIAGQGFIAMAAMIFGKWNPIGAMLASLFFGLSQSLSVIGGQLPLFANVPIVYLQIAPYVLTIVVLAVFLGKSTGPKANGVNYIKSK, via the coding sequence ATGGATTTAATAACTATCTTTCAATTATTGATTTCATCAATGCTCATCTATGCAACTCCCTTGATTCTAACAAGTCTTGGAGGAACCTTCTCTGAGCGTTCAGGAGTTGTTAATGTGGGTCTTGAAGGTATCATGGTCATGGGAGCTTTCTCAGCCATCGTCTTCAACCTAACTTTTACAAACCAGCTTGGTGCAGCTACTCCTTGGATTGCCTGCCTGGCTGGAGGAGTGGTGGGTCTTCTTTTCTCACTAATCCATGCCCTAGCATCAGTATCTCTTCGTGCCAACCAAATTATCAGCGGTACAGTAATTAATCTGATGGCACCAGCATTAGCCGTTTTCCTAACAAAAATCCTTTACGGGAAGGGACAAACTGATAACATTAGAGAGAGTTTTGGTTACTATGACTTCCCAGTCCTTGCAAAAATTCCTGTTATTGGTCCAATTTTCTTTGAAAAAACATCCCTTGTGGGTTATGTGGCCATCCTGATTTCCTTTGTTGCCTGGTATGTTCTCTTTAAAACACGCTTTGGCCTTCGTCTAAGAAGTGTGGGAGAAAACCCTCAAGCGGCTGATACTCTTGGAATTAACGTTTATAAAATGCGTTACCTAGGAGTTATGATTTCAGGTTTTCTTGGAGGAATTGGGGGAGCAATCTTTGCTCAGTCAATCTCGGTTAACTTCAGCGGGACAACAATCGCAGGTCAAGGTTTCATCGCCATGGCAGCTATGATCTTTGGTAAGTGGAATCCAATCGGAGCCATGCTTGCCAGTCTCTTCTTTGGATTATCTCAAAGCTTGTCAGTAATCGGTGGTCAGCTTCCACTATTTGCTAATGTTCCTATTGTTTACTTGCAAATTGCACCTTACGTTCTTACAATTGTCGTTCTTGCAGTTTTCCTTGGTAAGTCAACAGGACCAAAAGCTAACGGTGTTAACTACATCAAATCAAAATAA
- a CDS encoding ABC transporter permease, which yields MKTFDLKKFLVPVVAVLFGFLFGAIIMLIFGYNPLWGYEDLLTSAFGTTRSIGEIFRSMGPLILTALSFAVASQAGLFNIGMSGQALCGWMASVWFALSFPDIPRLVMIPLLIIIGMLAGALAAAIPGILRAYLGTSEVIVTIMLNYVVLFVSTYLIHYKFSKNILAEKDSTLQVGANATFRTEWLSSITNNSRLNIGIFIALIVLILVYIMMTKTTLGFEIRSVGLNPFASEYAGMSSKRIVVSSMLIAGALAGLGGTIEGLGTFQNFFVQPSSPSIGFDGMAVALLGQNSPLGILFSSFLFSILKVGAPGMNKTGIPPEIVSIVIASIIFFVGIKYVIEKIIPNFKEKGGKA from the coding sequence ATGAAAACATTTGACTTGAAGAAATTCTTAGTCCCAGTGGTGGCCGTGTTATTTGGTTTCCTATTTGGGGCCATCATCATGCTAATCTTTGGCTATAATCCTCTTTGGGGTTATGAAGATCTTTTAACTTCAGCCTTTGGGACAACAAGAAGTATCGGTGAAATCTTTAGAAGTATGGGGCCTCTAATTCTTACGGCCTTGAGTTTTGCGGTCGCAAGTCAAGCTGGACTCTTCAATATCGGAATGAGTGGACAGGCCTTGTGCGGCTGGATGGCAAGCGTTTGGTTTGCCCTAAGCTTCCCAGATATTCCAAGACTTGTTATGATTCCTCTTTTAATCATCATTGGTATGCTTGCAGGTGCTCTAGCCGCAGCTATTCCAGGGATTTTAAGGGCCTATCTTGGAACCAGCGAAGTTATTGTAACAATCATGCTTAACTACGTTGTTCTCTTTGTTTCTACTTATTTAATTCACTATAAATTTAGTAAAAATATTCTAGCTGAGAAGGATTCAACCCTCCAGGTTGGAGCTAATGCTACCTTTAGGACAGAGTGGCTATCATCAATTACCAATAATTCACGTTTGAACATTGGGATTTTCATCGCCCTCATTGTTTTAATCCTTGTCTACATTATGATGACTAAAACAACTCTTGGTTTTGAAATTCGCTCAGTTGGGCTAAATCCTTTTGCCAGCGAATATGCTGGTATGTCAAGTAAACGTATTGTTGTAAGCTCGATGCTTATCGCAGGAGCTCTTGCAGGACTTGGAGGTACAATCGAAGGACTTGGAACCTTCCAAAACTTCTTCGTTCAACCATCTAGTCCATCCATTGGTTTTGACGGGATGGCTGTAGCCCTTCTGGGACAAAATAGCCCCCTTGGAATCCTCTTCTCATCATTCCTCTTCTCTATCCTAAAGGTTGGGGCACCAGGAATGAACAAGACAGGAATTCCACCAGAAATCGTAAGTATTGTTATTGCAAGTATTATCTTCTTTGTGGGGATTAAATATGTAATTGAAAAAATAATCCCAAATTTCAAGGAAAAAGGAGGTAAGGCATAA